One part of the Moraxella sp. FZFQ2102 genome encodes these proteins:
- a CDS encoding glutamate synthase-related protein: MTYPKPNNHSANFFFLILPRYVLFWVCVALIPVALFLQIWWLLVIAIALTCLGIYNINQKRHAILRNYPISGHIRFLFENFRPEVRQYFIEGDRDEVPFSRLQRSIVYQRAKDLDSTTAFGSLNDLTKPGTDWFLHSGRSHTIENHDFRVRVGNERCLQPYELSVLNISAMSFGSLSANAIEALNKGAKEGGFAHDTGEGSISPYHRKHGGDLIWELGTGYFGCRDDNGRFNPETFRQQAASEQVKMIEIKLSQGAKPGKGGVLPAAKITQEIAETRHIPMGVDCISPATHPEFSTPRELVQFWQKLRELSGGKPVGFKLCIGMPWEFMAIVKAMIEEDNYPDFIVVDGAEGGTGAAPVEFMDSVGMPLVDALIFVQNTLVGAGIRDKIKIGVSGKIISAFDIAKMMSLGADWCNSARGFMFAVGCIQSRSCHTNKCPTGVATQDPARQKALDVPDKSRRVKNFHGNTLKALSGLVGAAGLNHPSELKPHHIVRRQPDGWIKLLSEHYQFIDSGSLLTGDCGRRVLDDMWKLADPNSFQAMSIADEIVDAENERRRH; this comes from the coding sequence ATGACTTATCCAAAACCAAATAATCATTCAGCGAACTTCTTTTTTTTGATTTTGCCGCGCTATGTGCTGTTTTGGGTCTGCGTTGCGTTGATTCCTGTGGCGTTATTTTTGCAAATCTGGTGGTTGCTTGTGATCGCCATCGCCTTGACTTGCCTTGGGATTTATAATATCAATCAAAAACGCCACGCGATCTTGCGCAATTATCCGATCAGCGGACACATTCGCTTTTTATTTGAGAATTTCCGCCCAGAGGTGCGCCAATATTTCATCGAAGGCGATCGCGATGAAGTGCCGTTTTCGCGTCTGCAGCGCTCAATCGTTTATCAGCGTGCTAAGGATTTGGACAGCACCACCGCCTTTGGTAGCTTGAATGATTTGACCAAACCAGGTACGGATTGGTTCTTGCACTCAGGTCGCAGCCACACGATCGAAAATCACGATTTTCGCGTGCGCGTGGGCAATGAGCGCTGTTTGCAGCCTTATGAGTTGTCAGTGCTGAACATCTCGGCGATGAGTTTTGGCTCATTGTCCGCCAATGCCATCGAAGCATTGAATAAAGGCGCCAAAGAAGGCGGCTTTGCTCATGATACTGGCGAAGGGAGTATCAGTCCTTATCATCGTAAGCATGGTGGTGATTTGATTTGGGAGCTTGGCACGGGATATTTTGGCTGCCGTGATGATAATGGTCGATTCAATCCTGAGACTTTCCGTCAGCAGGCGGCATCTGAGCAGGTCAAGATGATCGAGATCAAGCTGTCACAAGGAGCGAAACCGGGTAAAGGCGGCGTACTACCTGCTGCCAAAATCACCCAAGAGATCGCTGAGACGCGCCACATTCCGATGGGTGTGGACTGCATTTCGCCAGCGACGCATCCAGAGTTTAGCACGCCGCGCGAGTTGGTACAGTTTTGGCAAAAATTGCGCGAATTATCGGGCGGTAAACCTGTGGGCTTTAAGCTGTGTATCGGTATGCCGTGGGAGTTTATGGCGATCGTCAAGGCGATGATTGAAGAAGATAATTATCCTGATTTCATTGTCGTCGATGGTGCAGAAGGCGGTACGGGTGCTGCGCCTGTGGAGTTCATGGATTCGGTGGGGATGCCGCTGGTCGATGCGCTGATTTTTGTCCAAAATACTTTGGTCGGTGCGGGCATTCGCGATAAGATCAAAATCGGCGTCAGTGGCAAAATCATCAGTGCCTTTGACATTGCCAAGATGATGAGCTTGGGGGCGGATTGGTGCAACTCGGCGCGTGGCTTTATGTTTGCGGTGGGCTGTATCCAGTCACGCTCATGCCATACCAACAAATGCCCAACTGGTGTCGCCACCCAAGACCCTGCTCGCCAAAAAGCATTGGATGTGCCTGATAAGTCGCGCCGCGTGAAAAACTTCCACGGCAATACACTAAAAGCACTGTCAGGTCTGGTCGGTGCAGCAGGGCTGAATCACCCAAGTGAACTGAAGCCACATCACATCGTCCGTCGCCAGCCAGACGGCTGGATTAAGCTGTTGTCCGAGCATTATCAGTTCATCGACTCAGGTTCGCTATTGACAGGTGATTGTGGTCGTCGTGTGCTGGATGATATGTGGAAGCTTGCCGATCCGAACAGCTTTCAGGCGATGAGCATCGCTGATGAGATCGTTGATGCTGAGAATGAGCGCCGCCGTCATTGA